The stretch of DNA TGTTGTATTGAGTGAGCTCAATAACGTCGGCGTGGGAGGAGATCGCCGGGAAGTTGCCTTCTTCTAAAACTTGCATCAAGGCATCTAAGTCATTGGCTTCTTCCTCATCGGGGTAATCAAGGCCGCGCATTTCGATAAGGGCTTTCAAGTATTTTTCGCAAGCTTGCGCTAAATTGTAACCGACAAGGTCATGCTGTTTTTCATCGTGCAAATTCTTTTTGGCTAAATCGAGGTCGTCTTGAGCTTTCAGAATCAAAGACTTTGCGTGAGCCGTCATGAGGTGATCTCCTTGGTGGTAACTTTCCCTAAAATGTAAGCGAGAACGGCCAGAGATCCAAATGATTTTGAGATTTTTTTTGAGTTCGAAAAACAAAAAGCTCATGAGGTCACCATGAGCTTTTTTATTTTTATTAGAAACTGTCCGCCGTAGCTTCAGCGAAGGAGGAAACTATTCCGTTTTTTTCTCGCCACCTTTACCAAGATGACGATCGATGATTTCTTTAAACTCTGGGAACGGATAAGCACCACGAAGTGACACACCGTTGATCAAGAAGCCTGGCGTTCCAGAGAAGTTGAACTTACGAGCTTCTTCCATGTCTGCTTCGATGCGTTTCGTGATCGCTTCAGAGTTAAGGTCTTTTTCAACTTTCTTCATGTCCGCACCAGCTCTTTTCGCAGCATCTTTTAAGAAACCTTCTTTTTTAGAGCGAAGATCGCCTTGGTTTTCAAAAATGATGTCATAGAATTTTTTAGCTTTAGCGCCGTCCTGCATAGCAACCGCTTCAAAGTAACGAGCTGCTGGCATTGCCATTGGATGGAAATCAAGAGGCAAGTGCTTGAAAACAACTTTCACGTCTTGCGGGTAAGCCTTCATAACTTCTTCAACAGTTGAATGACCTTTTGCGCAGTATGGGCACTCGAAGTCAGAGTATTCGATGATAGTTACTTTGGCGTCTTTAGGTCCCCATACAACGCGGCCTTCTTCAACAGCAGGCTTCAATGGATTAGCAAACTCTTCATCGCGCTTTTTGCCTTCTTCAGCAACCGCTTTTTCTTGAGCTTGTTTTTGAGCGTTTTGGGCCGCTTTGTTCACCACTTCGATGAATTGCTCAGGAGCTTTTTCGATTGCTGCGAAAACGATGCTTGGATCTTTTTCTACAGCTTCTTTCAATTGTTTAGCAGATGGAGCACAGTTCACTAGAGACAATGCCAACGCGCCGATACCGAATAACTTAAGTGCTTTCAATGGTTCCTCCGAGATGGATGATTAAATAAGTTTGAAGCCACTTTATTTGACATTATTTTCAAATCAGCCTCAAACAAAAAAGCTTCCAGGAGGGATATTTAGCGGCCAGTCAAAGCCCGAGACATAAGTCTAGGTATTCTGGGCTTGCGTGTCGAGAGAGACCGCATAAACTTAATAATATGAAAAAAGCAAATCTACTTTTAACAGTTTTCACTTTTGTATTTTGTCTGGAAGCGCAGGCAGGATTGTTATTCAACTACTCTCAACTGGCATTGAAAGACCTCGATCAAATGAATCAATTGGTCTTAGACAAAGTCAAAGAGTCAAAAAAGTCTTCCAGTGGAAAAGTCGTTCCGTTGAAGGAAGCGTTGCAGGCCGTGTATTCAAGACCCAATGACGACGACATGATTGAAAAAGTCATTGCTCCTTTGCGGACCAACTTAGATGAACAAGAGGCCTGGGAAAAAACTCTCAGTCAATTAACTGACGAAGCGATCAATGCTTTAAAAAATCCGAAAGCATTCAAACCCGTGGTTCAAGTCACGTATATTGTTTTCCTGGAAAATCTTTTGGCAGAGATCAAACCTTACTTAAAAAATGATGCTGGCTTTGAACGCAAACTCGTTGAGAGAGTGCAAAAGGCGGGTATTGAGATCACCAAGGAGGCGGCCAATGAGCGCCGTTTGCGCACAATGAAATCTTCAGTGTCTCCTTCTGAAATTGCCGAAAAAGTCTTAGAGCAAAGCAAACAAAAGCCGTCTTCTGACAAGGCGGCACCGTCTGAAAGTTCCTCAGAAGTCCCGGAAAACGGGCAATAATTTCCCAGACCGCCTGGCCGAAAGGCGTCGTCGGACCCTTGGCCAGCGTCAAATGATAGACCTCCTCAACAATCGAAAAATCGCCTCAAATTGACTCAAGTTCTCACGAACTCTTACCGATAGAAACTAGGGAAGGGCTGGATGCCCTTTTGGAGCAAGACTGAGCAGCGAGGAGGATCCGATGTTTCTGCAAGGCGATTTACAAATAGTGTTTGATGCACTTTACACCATAGGTGCAATAGACCCTGTTTTGAAATTGGATTGGAATGAAATCACCAAAGAAATGATGTCACAACCTGGCGTCATGAGTGAGGCCTTCCAAGTCATTAATGCCTGCCGCGGAGATAAAGACCTGCTGATTCAGAAACTCCACCTGATGGATCCTAGATCCGTGAATTATATCGCAATGGAGGTGGCGCGTGAGTTTTGTGAGTTCCAAGATCGCACAGAATTGCACTAAAGTAGCTTTGCTACTGTTATTCACATCAAATGCAATGGCTTGGGAAATTGATTTTTCTCGTCGCCAAGTTGAGTTTAACAAAGTTAAAAACGAAGATCGTTTGCCGGCGAGTATCCAAGAAGATCAATCGGCAACAATCCTGAACAAAGTCTTCGAATCGGTAGAGCCGACTCAAGACATCGTGATTATGAATACGGAAAAAGGCTTCGTGCCGGAACAAGTGCGCCTGCGTAAAGGTGGCAACTATCGTATTCACGTCGTGAATGTGAATGGGAAAGAAAAAAATGTCAGCTTTGTGCTGGATGCTTTTTCGGAACACCACAACACGGTTTTTGGTGAACAAAAAACTTTTTACGTAACTCCTAAGACAGATGGAATTTTCTCTTACCAATGCCCGGAAACAGCGGTGCAGGGTAAGTTCATCATTTACAGTGATGTGGCGGGTACGGCGGGTGACCGCAAACCAGCTTCGGCAAAATAATTTTTCTTGGATGAAGTAGGGCCTTATGTCGAACGATAGATCCGATGTTTTCAGACAGACGATCCAGCAAAATCTGGGTCCTATCTTAAAATATTTGGACGACAAGGGCGTCTCCGAGATTCTCGTTAATGGTCACAAAGAAATTTTCGTCGAAAGAAAAGGAAAACTGGAAAGAGTTCCGGATTCCTTTTTATCTGAAGACGATTTGCGTGCGGCGGTCAACTCGATCGCCCAATCGGTCGGTCGTCGCATAGATGACGAATCCCCTCGTTTGGATGCGCGCTTGCCCGATGGTTCGCGTATTGCGGCGGTGATCCCACCGATGTCGCGCAAGGGCACCACGTTATCCATTCGTAAATTTACTAATAATAAAATCTCTTTTGCGGACTATATCAAGCTAGGTGCGATCAATGAAGATGGTGCAAGGTTCTTGGATATCTGCATGTTTTTAGGAAAAAATATCATCGTGTCGGGCGGTACGGGTTCAGGTAAAACAACGCTGTTGTCGTTGCTGTGTACAAGAATTCCAAAAGGCCAACGAGTGATGGTGATCGAGGATTCGTCAGAGCTGCAAGTCGATTACGAACACGTGGTGATGTTTGAAACCAGACAAGCCGATCAATTGGGAAAAGGCGAAGTGTCGATCAAAGATCTTTTAAAGAGTGCTCTTCGTCTGCGCCCGGATCGCATCATCGTGGGTGAGGTTCGGTCTAGTGAAGCTTTGGAATTATTAAACGCGATGAATACGGGTCATAAGGGGTGTATGGGCACGGTCCATGCGAATACGCCAGAAGATGCGATCGTCCGTTTAGAGGCGCTCGCCCAAGGGGGGGATGCGAAAATCTCCGAAAAAGCCTTACGCTCGCAAGTGATCTCTGCCATCGACATCATTGTTCAAGTCAGCCGGTACAGCGATGGATCTCGCCGCATCGCAGCTATTTCGGAAGTCCTCGGAATCAATAGCGATGGTTCATACCACGTTGAACCCATCTTCGACATGTCCAGAATGACGCGTAAGCCCGACGGTGCTTTGGAAGGAAAACTCCAACCCACCGGCTACATCCCGTCGTTCATGGAAGAAATAATCGACAACAACCTCCCCTTCCCCAAAGCCAAATTCAACAAGGCCGCTTAGAAGGTGCCTGGCTCTTTTTTCGGACCCATGCGCGTCAAAGACTGTTGTTTAAGCATGGGAACTAATTAACCGACATTAAACTTAGAGTCGTTTTCTCTCCTCTGAAAATGCTGCGCTATGGTCCTAAAAAAGAGCCAGGCACTTTTTGATTTTTTAGGTGTATTGCGGGGGGAAGTTCGATTAAATCTTTTCCGTGCATTTTAGCTGTAAGATTTCCAACGCAGTATTAACGATTTTAGAGGAGCAGGGTGAAGACCTGACGCCTCTTTATGAGCAAACTCACCTTGCCGTTGAGTTGCTGCGCGATTCCTCTTACTGGGTGTCGGCACCCGACATGGAAATGTTTTTGGAGACCGCACTTCGTTTGCCGCTAAAACAAGATGGCAACATCTTGCAAAGAGCCGGTCATGAAGGACCAAACTTACGCGCGTGGGGAGTTCTCGATAGCGTTCTGCGCATGATGCCGCGGCCGCAAGAGATCTTCAATCAGCCCGAACAATTTCTTTCGTACTTTATTTCGCCAAAGCCACCGATTGATAATCTTCGCCGTGATGCGAATAGCATCGCCTTTGATCTTCCATTGCCGGCAGAGCAATACCCCTTAGTCACGACCTACCTTAAGGCCGCTTTTGAATCTTTACCGGTTTATGTGGGGCAACCACTTGCGCGTTGCGAGTGGGACGGCATCACGATCACTTTGAATTGGTCCACCCAGCAAAGTAGCATCTTTAACGACCAGGCTGAAAACATCGGGCATCAAGTCAGCCCCGATCTTTTTAAAAGCCTGATCGAAGATTTGCAAAGCACACAGCGTGAACGCGAAGACTTGCAAAAATACGTTGGGGATTTAGAAGAAAAAATTCGTGATTTAGAAAAACAAAAACTGCAGCAAGCTGTCGTTTCGGTTGAGCAAGCCGTGGCCGATAAATCCTCTTTGCTTCCTCAAGAGGGAAGCATGTCACATTTGAACTTTGATAGTCAGGCACCAGGTTATGTTTTAAATCAGAATCTGGCACGGATGCATGATTACATGGTGCGCGCGCAGCAGTTGATCACGATGTTGGTCGCTCAAGGCAAAATGACCCCGGCGGTTAAAGAGGCTATGCGCCGAGTGGATTGGGAGCATGTAAAAACCCAATACCCACGCACTGTTTTTGAAAGTATGGAATTAGTAAAAAAAGCAAACAACAAGCAAACTCACTCTGAAGGAAGCTCTCATGTCTGAAATCATCAGCTTAGTATCTCGTGAAATCTTGGATAGCCGTGGAAATCCAACCATCGAAGTGGAAGTAAAAACCGCAGATGGCAATATGGGCCGTGCCGCGGTTCCATCGGGCGCCTCTACCGGTGCTCATGAAGCTTACGAGCTTCGCGACGGAGACAAAAATCGTTTCCTGGGAAAAGGTGTTTTCAAAGCGGTTGATAACGTGCGCGAAAAAATCGCTCCGGAAATCATTGGCCTGAATGTGACTGAGCAAGTTTATATCGATAAAATTTTGCGTGAACTTGATGGTTCAGAAAATAAATCAAACCTGGGTGCCAATGCGATCTTGGGAGTGTCACTAGCTGTGGCGAAAGCCGCTGCGGCGGACGTGAACTTGCCATTGTATCGTTACGTCGGTGGATCACAAGCTTGCCGCTTGCCGGTTCCATTGATGAACGTTCTTAATGGTGGCGCGCATGCCAACAACGGTTTGGACATTCAAGAGTTCATGATCGTTCCGACCGTGAATAACTCTTACGCAGAATCTTTACGTGCGGGGGCGGAGATCTTTCACACGCTGAAAAAAATCCTAGGCAAAAAAGGTCTTTCCACAGCCGTGGGTGATGAAGGTGGTTTTGCTCCGAAATTAGGATCAAACCAAGAAGCTTTGGACTTGTTGATGAATGCGATCGTGGATGCTGGTTATGATCCAGGTCAAAACGTGTTCTTGGCGTTAGACGTTGCAGCGACGGAAATGTACAAAGACGGAACTTACGAATGGCAAGGCAGCCGTATTTCGGCAACAGAGCTTTTGGGTATCTACAAATCATGGACTGAAAAGTATCCCATGATTTCGATCGAAGATGGATTTTCAGAAGATGATTGGGATGGATGGGTCAAAGCAACCGCAGAGCTGGGCCAAACATGCCAACTAGTAGGTGATGATTTGTTCGTAACAAATCCAAAACGCTTGCGTATGGGCTTAGAAAAGAGAGCCGCCAACGCGTTGCTAGTGAAGGTAAATCAAATCGGAACTTTGACTGAAACTTTTGAGGCCGTAAACTTGGCGCAAAGAAATCGTTATAAAACTGTGATGTCTCACCGTTCAGGTGAAACGGAAGACGTGACGATTGCCGATCTTGCGGTGGCCTTGAACTGCCATCAAATTAAAACCGGCAGCTTGTGCCGTGGTGAGCGTACAGCCAAATACAACCAGCTTCTAAGAATCGAAGAAGATTTGGGTGGGATGGGATTGTACTGGGATAAAGCCGCCTTTAGATAGGCGGCTCGTGAAAATGGCCCGATCGACTGCGTTGTCGGGCCTCGCCTTGTTCGGTTGGGTCTTTTATTTAATCACCTAATTTGTAATAAAGCTCAAAGCGAATGTTGTCCTCAGAGTACAGGCGTACGAGGGTGTTGCTGCAGCTGACATCACTATCGGATACATAGGCGATGGCGTGGGTGATTCCGGTTTTTTGTGACAGCCGTTTTATTTTCTCAGCCGTTTCTTTATCAAAGTTATGTTCAGCGATCAGTTTTAAAATTGTCGGAAAATCTTCGACCATTTCCCAGGTGCATTGCTCCCAGTTTTGACCTTCTTCAATAAGTTCATTTTTTTCTTCAGACATATTCAGTGAGCGGCCATCAAAGCGAGTGAATTCATAGCCGCCGTTGCCTAGGCTGGCGTTGTTGCCGATTTTTTCAAAAGTCTTTTCTGTCGTCGTCATGGGTTCATATTCGCTGATGATTTTGGTTTCTTTGCAGTTTTCTAAAACACCGCCGCGAGTATAGCGTCCCGGTGCGGTTTGAATAGAAATATGAAAGCTGTCGTTGTAGGCGTTGATATATCCGGAGTCCGAAGCAGCCAAAAGTTCGCCGTTAGAGCGGCCTTCGCCAAAGAGAAAATAATATCCTTGGTTTGCCGGGGCATTAATAAAAGCGCCATCGATTTTACGAGTGATGGTGATTTCGTTAAGATCCACGAGCTGCACATCAAAGGCTTGATTTGCTCCGATGGCGGCGGAGTCTGCACTAGAGACGCAGGTATACACTCGTTCGTCTCGACCATAGCGCTTAGCAAAGACGGATGAGGAGGAAAGCACGATTATTAGAGCTAAAAGGGGACGCATTGGAACTCCTTGAATGCGGTCTTTTTAGCTCAATGGCCTAAGTATTAAAAATGTATAAATATCTTTGTTATATTCTTAAACCGCATATAAAATAAGACGGCCTCAATGCCGAGTGAAACAACCTCTATCGTGACTTCTGCCAGACTAGACCATGCAAAGCTGGCAGAAGAATTCAGGGACTGATTAAATAATTACATGTCTTACAGTAAGTTCGCGATCGGTCTTCGTCGTTTTTTAAATCATCCCGCAAAAGTGGCGTTGTGCTGTCTGGGGATTTTTGTTGTTTCCATTATCTTGAATGGAAATCTATTTCGCTTGTGGAGCTTGCACCGTGATTTTGATCGAATCACTGTGGACATTTCTCAAGCAAAAGCGAACATTGCGAGCCTTTCTGACCAACTGAAGCAAGCCAAAGATCCAGCCTTTATTGAGCGCCAGGCCCGCGATAAATTAGATCTGGCGGGTGAGCATGATCTGGTTTTTGTTTTTCCTGAACAATAGTCTAGCAACACGTCGCATAATCGAGTGTCTCTGCGCTATAATACCACTAGTATTCTGGCTCTAGTTACCTGCCAGATGGCCAATGAATTTAGATCTTTAGGTTGATCAAATCTTCAAGTGTGTTCGTTGGCAGAGAGGTTATTATGATTGAAAATCAAGCGCCCCGCTGGACGAAAGAAAACATCCGCTCTTTGCGTCTTCGTCTGGGCTGGAGCAAATCTGAACTTGCTTATCGTCTTCACTGTTCACCCGCTCAAGTCGACCAATGGGAAAACCAAAGCTCTTCCGCGATGGACCCTAATATCTCATCGGCCTTAGAAATCATCCTTCGACAGGCCGAAGCTTGCAGTGAAGAAGTTCACTTCACTCCCGCTGCTGAAAATCAATGCGATAAAAAAGCGTTAGAGCAAATCGACTTTTCATTGGTGAAAGCCGAGCTCGAATAAGCTCAGAAAATACGATCAATCGTCGACAATCAAAGGCTCTGGGTGTACACCTAGTGCCTATGAAAAAGCTCTATCTTATCGATGTGAGCGCGATGTTTTTTCGCGCCTTTTATGCCATCCGCCCTTTAACTTCTCCGTCAGGAGTTCCGGTCAACGCGGTTTATGGTTTTCTTTCCATGCTTATCAAGTTGATGAAAGAAGAAAAACCGGAATATTTGGTTTTTTGTTACGACCGAAAAGAAGCCTCCTTCCGTAAAGATCTTTATGATGGGTACAAAGCTCATCGCACGGAAATGCCGGATGACTTACAAAAACAAGTTCCTTACATCAAAAAATTGGCAGAGCTTTTAGGGATTCCGGCGCTCGAAGTTCCCGGCTATGAAGCCGACGATATTATCGGCGCATTAACCAAATGGGGCCGCCATCACGACATGGAAGTTTTCATCGTCAGTGGCGATAAAGATTTCGGTCAGCTGGTGCAACCTCACGTATGGCTTTACGATACGATGAAAGAAGTCCGTTATGATGCGGCCGGCGTTTTGGCTAAATGGGGAGTTCGCCCTGATCAG from Bdellovibrio bacteriovorus encodes:
- a CDS encoding HEPN domain-containing protein encodes the protein MTAHAKSLILKAQDDLDLAKKNLHDEKQHDLVGYNLAQACEKYLKALIEMRGLDYPDEEEANDLDALMQVLEEGNFPAISSHADVIELTQYNNTRAHIRPDDRLDMEEYVGYVEELKRLVGEQLKLL
- a CDS encoding DsbA family protein, which codes for MKALKLFGIGALALSLVNCAPSAKQLKEAVEKDPSIVFAAIEKAPEQFIEVVNKAAQNAQKQAQEKAVAEEGKKRDEEFANPLKPAVEEGRVVWGPKDAKVTIIEYSDFECPYCAKGHSTVEEVMKAYPQDVKVVFKHLPLDFHPMAMPAARYFEAVAMQDGAKAKKFYDIIFENQGDLRSKKEGFLKDAAKRAGADMKKVEKDLNSEAITKRIEADMEEARKFNFSGTPGFLINGVSLRGAYPFPEFKEIIDRHLGKGGEKKTE
- a CDS encoding cupredoxin domain-containing protein, with product MSFVSSKIAQNCTKVALLLLFTSNAMAWEIDFSRRQVEFNKVKNEDRLPASIQEDQSATILNKVFESVEPTQDIVIMNTEKGFVPEQVRLRKGGNYRIHVVNVNGKEKNVSFVLDAFSEHHNTVFGEQKTFYVTPKTDGIFSYQCPETAVQGKFIIYSDVAGTAGDRKPASAK
- a CDS encoding CpaF family protein, which encodes MSNDRSDVFRQTIQQNLGPILKYLDDKGVSEILVNGHKEIFVERKGKLERVPDSFLSEDDLRAAVNSIAQSVGRRIDDESPRLDARLPDGSRIAAVIPPMSRKGTTLSIRKFTNNKISFADYIKLGAINEDGARFLDICMFLGKNIIVSGGTGSGKTTLLSLLCTRIPKGQRVMVIEDSSELQVDYEHVVMFETRQADQLGKGEVSIKDLLKSALRLRPDRIIVGEVRSSEALELLNAMNTGHKGCMGTVHANTPEDAIVRLEALAQGGDAKISEKALRSQVISAIDIIVQVSRYSDGSRRIAAISEVLGINSDGSYHVEPIFDMSRMTRKPDGALEGKLQPTGYIPSFMEEIIDNNLPFPKAKFNKAA
- the eno gene encoding phosphopyruvate hydratase is translated as MSEIISLVSREILDSRGNPTIEVEVKTADGNMGRAAVPSGASTGAHEAYELRDGDKNRFLGKGVFKAVDNVREKIAPEIIGLNVTEQVYIDKILRELDGSENKSNLGANAILGVSLAVAKAAAADVNLPLYRYVGGSQACRLPVPLMNVLNGGAHANNGLDIQEFMIVPTVNNSYAESLRAGAEIFHTLKKILGKKGLSTAVGDEGGFAPKLGSNQEALDLLMNAIVDAGYDPGQNVFLALDVAATEMYKDGTYEWQGSRISATELLGIYKSWTEKYPMISIEDGFSEDDWDGWVKATAELGQTCQLVGDDLFVTNPKRLRMGLEKRAANALLVKVNQIGTLTETFEAVNLAQRNRYKTVMSHRSGETEDVTIADLAVALNCHQIKTGSLCRGERTAKYNQLLRIEEDLGGMGLYWDKAAFR
- a CDS encoding septum formation initiator family protein, with product MSYSKFAIGLRRFLNHPAKVALCCLGIFVVSIILNGNLFRLWSLHRDFDRITVDISQAKANIASLSDQLKQAKDPAFIERQARDKLDLAGEHDLVFVFPEQ
- a CDS encoding helix-turn-helix domain-containing protein, giving the protein MIENQAPRWTKENIRSLRLRLGWSKSELAYRLHCSPAQVDQWENQSSSAMDPNISSALEIILRQAEACSEEVHFTPAAENQCDKKALEQIDFSLVKAELE